Part of the Spiroplasma turonicum genome, CAGATGAAATAGTATCATCATGATAATTATAAAAATCAAAACTTGGGTTATTTTTACCAAAACCATATGACCATTTAGGCATTAATATAATAGTTACTTTTTCAACTCTATTATATTGATTTAAAATTTCTATATCTCTTTTTCAATAACGCCTACCTATTGATCAAGTTCCTTCTGAACCACTTGTATCTCACTTAGATATGTCCTTAAAATCTTTTATCATTTCAAAATTTGAAGAATATTTATTTGCAAACCTTATTTTATATGACTCATTATTTGAACCATAATATATTTTTTGAGTTCCATTTTGATTAACTCGAAACTCGTTATTTCCAGTTGGGGTTATAGTAAGTGAATTTTCGGAATCTATATCAATTACATCTGAAAAATATTTTGACATAAAATCTGGATTTAAAAAATCTTTAACATTGCTTCTAAAGTCACTAATTGTTCCTGCAAATGAGTAAGGATTAATTAATTTCGTACCATTTAAACTTTTATTAATATTTACATTTAAGCCTTCTTCAAATGATGCTAATAAGTTTTCTATATCATCAATATTAAAAGCATTATAATAATAGCCATTAACCATATAAAATATTGAATTATATATACTTAGCTTTTCTTTTTCATATAATTTTGCTTCTTCTGGTGTACTAAATCATTTTATACTATCATAACTATATTTTTCTTTTATATTTCCTTTATTAACATATGTATTTAGCGCATCAGAACTTGATAAAGTTGCATTATTGAAAACATCTCTAAATACTTGTTTACTATTATTTGTATCTAAATCATAAATTTTGTTTTCGTCCAAAATTGAATTCTCATAATCTTTAATTATTTTTGAGGGGTTAGATGATGTATATACTTTATCTATGTAAGATTTTCCCAATATGTATTCATTTAATGAATTTTCACTATAAAATCTTTGCCCATCATAATCGTTATAATTAACACTACCTATATACTTTTTGTTAGTTAAAATATCTTCTTTAAGTTTTTCATAATAATCATTATCATTCGTATTCTTAACTAAAGTAGACACTCCGCAACCAGTTATAGAAGTAACTGCGCAAAAACTTAATACTAATTTTAACATTTGTTTAATTCCTCCATTCTGTTTAATTTCACATTCTTAAAACTTCTGTTGAATCCTTAATTCAATTGTTAAAATCCAACTCATTGATAAATTGTTCATCTTCAAATGTGTAAACATGAGTTGAATTATCGTTTTGAATTTCTTCCACTTGTAAATGATTTTTTAAATATTTCCATGCTTGTAGATATGTTAAAAAATATAAAAACTTACCGTAAAATTTTAATTCATAAATATCATATTTGAAGTTATCTATTTCTTTTAGCTCATCATATATCATAGTTGTAAATAAGTCAGATGAAATAACAAGTTTATTATCAACCAATTCATTTTGTTTTATTAAACCCTTAATACTTTCTAATGAGTTTGAATAAATTTTTTTGCCATTTTCGGTATTGTAATAATATAATTTATTATAATTTGATTCGTTATTTACTTTTTTATCCAAACTATTTAAAGCAGCTTCTCTTGTTTCAAAGTAATCTCCAAAACCATCTAAATAATATTGTTTTTTGTTTTTTTCATAAAATTTATTAAATAAATCTTCAATAAATAATTCTCTACTTTCAGAAACTTTTATGTCATATTTACTTCTTGATATACAACTATCATCGACATTATTAGTTTGACAAACCGGTTTTAAGTTTAAATAATAAAATGAATTATCAATACCCGATGTTAAAAGTTTTCTAGTTTCAACATAATATTCTGGATTTTTGTACATATCTCTTTTTAAATCTTCAATTGCATTATTCTTATCAATATAATATTTACCTTTGTACTCTCATACTTTTGTTGTTTCTTGGTCATCATTAGATTTCATATAGTCTAAGGGAGCATTGAATAATTTTATTATTTGATTATTAAATTTGGGAGAATTAAATTCAAAACCAAATATTGGCATTTTATAAACTATTGTATTGTAGAATAAAGATTGATAACTATCAATCTTAGCTTCATAGGTATTTAAAGATACAAAACTAAATATTTTACCTAAATTTCATACTTTGCTTATTAATTCTAAAACTAAAAGAGGTGCCACCCTTCCTTGGACATGGCTTTTAGTGTTTAAATTATCACTCTTTTCACCAAAAGATTTTAAAACAAAACCTAAATTATCCTGTAATAAAGACGCTGCCTTAAACTCGTTTTGACTATTTATTTTAGATAATTTATCATTATTTTTTTCTTTATTTGTTTTTAACTCATTTATACTCCCTAATAAATCACTTATACCACTAATACCATCCATTATACTATCTATAATACCCAAAATATTTTTGGATAATTTAAATATCTTATTGGATATTGTATTATGTGTATAAAATGTTTGTGTGTTTATAAAAAGACTGTATATATAATCAAATGATATATCTTCATCTAATAATGAGTCGATGCCACCATCTATGTCTTTAAATAAAGTTTCAACTACATCAGGTTTGGTTTTTAAAACATTTACAACTAATTCCTTTATTATTTTCTCAAGTTCTAAATTATTATAGGATTCAATAGGAAAAACTTTATTTCTGTTTAATAATCTTTTTAATGATATCAAAAACTTATGGAACTGAGATAGATCATTGTTTTCAATATTATCTAAACCTACTGAGAAATCATCAATTATTGGATCATTAAATAAACTAACTACCTTATCAAACTTTTCTGTATCTATTTTAAATTCTACATTTAAATAATTAAGATACTTTTGTAAATTATAATCTTTATCTTTTTCATTATTAAAAATAAATTTATATATTAAATTAAACATTTCTATTCCCGCAACCAGACTAAGTGGTGTTAGAAAGGCATTTACATCATACGATTCATTTTTTTCAAATTTTAATGATGCAAGATTTTCACTAGTTTCTACATACTTTGGCCCTGTATAAAAGCCATAAATGTCAGTTTTTGGCTGAGTAATTCAATATGCGCTTTTGTTTGCATTTGCAATTGATTTAATATTTTTATTTATTAAATTGTCATCAATTTTTGTTGTTGCTAAATTGTATTCAGAAAGATTGTAATAACTGAATTCATTTCCATTATATTCAAACCCTGATTTTATATAATCTCTTAACCATGATTTAATATCATCTTTAGTCGTACATAAATTGTCTTGTAAGTAGCAATCTTTTTTTGCATTTGTGCTATTTTTTAATTCTTCTTCTATTGTTCCTTTATAATAACTTTGTGCTGAAAACAAGTTATCAAACTCTTTACCATCTACTTTATAGCTAATGTTATAACTATTTTCATAAGTATTAAGCGCTTCTTCTTTAGCTAAATAAGCACTGCCATTTTTACCTCTATAAACATTTTTTTGTAATTCATTTTCACTAGTTACAACACTACTTGATAATTCACCCTCTGAATTTATAGTGTAATTTGAAGGGTTTCTTAATGTATTCTTTTTATTTATATTAAATTTTTTTAATATCTCATTATTTAATTTAGATGTATTTTGATATATTTTATTATCTAAAATATAGCTTTTTGTTTTATAGTTATAATTTTCTATTATTGAATTATTATAAGCATAATTTTTAACTTCAGTTTCGTTCTTAAATATAATATTATTAAATTTATAAACATCATAATAATTTGTATTTGATTTTATTGTCAATAAAAGAGTTGTTAATATACTTAATAAAAGAATCGTTGACATTATTGAAAATAATATAATTTTTTTAATTTTTTTGCTTTTATCACTTTTAGTAGATAATAATTTATCAACTAAGACAGAATATGCATTTTTTATTTTTTTCATAACTTCCTCCTACTTTTATAATATAATAAAAATAAAATAATTTTTATAAATATTAAAAATTTTGGAGAAAATACCGGTTTTTTTTACAATGAAAGAGTCTTTTTAACATTAAATTTGTTTTCTTTATCCATTTAGTTGTGACAATAAAAATGAATATTGTGGAATTATATATTAAAATTCAAAAAAAGTAAAAATACTAAGATCTTCAACAAGGGATTATTTGGAAAAGTAATTAACTTATAGAAAATAGTTTAAAAAAGAATGGCACGGAAAATAGATTTAATGAACAAATTTTTTTATAATAATGATATTTTAAAATAACAATTCTCCTTTTAAGTAATTAATTTGTTATGAACAGGATAATTATAAGATATACAATAAGTCATAAACTTAAATTTTTAAAAGAAAAAATGTAAGTAATATTATATTTATATAGATTTACCATATAAATGAATTGAAAAAAATAGCATAATTTATTAAATAATATTTATATATATTGTAATATGTAAATATAAAAATTTTTTAAAAGTTGTGACATAATAAAAAATACATTAAACAAAACAAATATTAAACAACTATTTTAATTATAAATTATATTAATTTTAATTATTCTACTTACCTTAATTTTTATTTTGTAAAATCAAGCTGTTTATATATTGTATTTTATTCAAATATTATTTAGAGACTACTCTTTACCTAATGAAATATAAATCTATTAAATAATATAAATTTATAATTTTATTTTCTTAGTAATTATAAAGTTTTTATAATATAATAAAAACGTAATTATTATTGTAAATATTATAAAAAATGGAAAAAATACTACGGAGGTTACAATGAAAAAATTACTTTTAACAATTTCATCATTTACTTTAATAACATCTTTTTCTTTTAATGCAATTAGTTGTAGTAATGAAAAGGATTGATTTGAAATTATATATGATCACCCAAAAACAATGGAAGAATTAAAATCTCAAGCTGAATATTATTTAGAGAAAGAATTAGATTATAGAGAAGAATTTAAAAAAGATGCAATAAAAGACGGTATGGAAAATGGGTCTAGTTATGATTATGTTTATAATAATGATAATTGACAAAAAAGAACTATTTTCACTTTTACTAGAGCATGGTGTTATGGATATGAAATGTATAAGCTAGATAATAATTTACAATATTTAACTTTAGAATCAAAAAAGTACAATGAAGCTTATTCTATTCGAACAGTGGATGAAGAAAGTTTTAAAGGTTATTATGAATCTTATCAAAAAGAAAATGAATTTCCTTATCCTAATAAAAAATACTTCAATTATTTAGAAATGGCATATAATTGAAGTATTGAGAAGTAACTTAATTATTTTTATAAAATAAGTTTTTAATAATAGGTTATCTTATCCCATAATACAAGATTTAATAAATGATCTTGTATTTTTCTTTTTTTATTAAATATTATTAATTTTAAGACCAAAAAAATTTTATATTGAAGGAAAATTGAATTTAATTTATTGAAAAAAGAATAAAAAATAAATTAAAAAATATTCCTAAAGAAATTTTTTTGAATATTTTATTAAGCATTTTATTAGTTTGGGTTTAAACTTTTGTCATATATTTTATATCAAATAAACGAATTATTAAAAATCAGACGTTATTTAAATATTGTTTAAATGTTGTTTTATAGCATAATGAATTATCATTTAATTAATAATTTAATTATATAATTTATTTCCATACTACATTATTAAAGTTTTTATAATATAATAAAAACGTAATTATTATTGTAAATATTATAAAAATTGGAAAAAATACTACGGAGGTTACAATGAAAAAATTACTTTTAACAATTTCATCATTTATTTTAATAACATCATTTTCCTTTAATGCAATTAGCTGTAGTAATGAAAAGGATTGATTTGAAATTATATATGATCACCCAAAAACAATGGAAGAATTAAAATCTCAGGCAGAATATTATTTAGAGAAAGAATTAGATTATAAAGAAGAATTTAAAAAAGATGCAATAAAAGACGGCATGGAAAATGGGTCTAGTTATGATTATTATTATAATAATGATAATTGACAAAAAAGAAATATTTTCACTTTTACTCGATTAATTTGTTATGGATATGAAATGTATAAGCTAGATAATAAATTACAAAATTTAAAACTAGAATCAAAAAAGTATAATGAATATTATAGTATTAGAACACTGGATGAAGAAGATTTTAAAGGTTATTATGAATTATTTGAAAAAGAAGAAGAGTTTCCTTATTATAATAAAAAGTATGATAGTTATTTAGATTTAGCATATAATTGAAGTATTGGAAAGTAAATAGGATATTTACTAATAATTTATAATTTAATTATATAATTATAAAAATTGTTTAAAAAGTTATAATATAATACTCTAACAGAATCACTAGATTAATGATACAAAGAGTAGTTTTTTACATTTTAAGAATACATTAGAAAATTTCAATAATTTTTGAATAGGTTTAGTCAGTTTGTTGTTAAAATAAATTTTACAAACTTACATATATTACAAAAAAAGAACTAAATATTATAAATTTTTTAAGTAATTTCAAGTTTAATTATTTATTCAATTTTATATTAAAGAAGATAAAAATGGAAAAGAGGATATTTTGTAAAAATCTATGGATGGTTTTCATAGTGATAAAATGCTTATTTGATTAAAAAATTTGATAGAAAGTAATTGTCATCAATTTAAAAATATATTAACTAAATAAATTTTAATGAAATAAATTTTTAAAATAACATTTTACAAAAATAAAGGGTGCATTTATAATTTATGCACCTTTTATTTTTGTAAAACTTAAATATACGTATAACTTACTACTTAAATGCAGTTACCTCAATTTCTATTAAACCGTTTTTTGGTAAAGTTTTTACTGCAAATGTAGATCTTGCTGGTTTATGTTCACCAAAAAAGTTGCCATAAATTTCATTTACAATACTAAAATTATCCATATCAGATAATAATATAGTTGTTTTAACAACATTATTTTTAGAATAACCAGCCTCATTAAGCACATTCTCTATGTTTAATAATGATTGTTTAGTTTGTTCTTCAATATTATTTTTTAACTCTGAAGTATTTGGGTCCATACCCAATTGTCCTGATAAAAATAAGAAGCCATTATCTGTTTTAATAGCTTGAGAATAAGGTCCTAACGCTTTAGGAGCACTATTTGAATTTATAATTTTCATTATTTATATATTTCCTCCAAAAAATTTTTTTCAATAACATCATAACCCAAATCTTCAAGTTCTTTAATTACATTTTTTAATTCATCCTTATGATTAATATCTATAACTAATTTTATTATCTCTCTGTTAATTTCTAAATTATTATCAAATTGAGAATCTGAGATTTTATGAATCTGTACATGGTTTTTAGTAAAAACATTAGTAATATTTGACAAATGATCTTTAGATATTGGTGCATTAACTCTCATAACAATTCTTCTATTCTCAGCAATTAATGCTCTATTTGTAATATTCATAAAAGTTGTTACATCAATATTTCCTCCAGTTAATACACATACTATTTTCTTGTTTTTTACATTTAATTTATTAAATAAAACCGCAGCAGATGTAACAGCACCTGCTCCCTCAGCAACAATTTTACAATTTTCAAATAAAAATAATATTGTTCTTGCTATTTCTTCTTCAGAAACCAATACAACATCATCTACATATTTATTTAAAATCTCAAACGTAATGTCACCTGTTTCTTTTACAGCAATTCCATCAGCAATTGATAATTTTCCTTTTACTTGAAATGGCTTATTATTTTTTCGGGCTTCATAATATGAAGGGACATTTACACTTTCAACACCAATAAGCTTGCAATTTGGGTTTACTTGTTTTATATATGTAGATATTCCAGATAAGATTCCTCCGCCTCCAACTGGAACTAAAACATAATCTGCATCTTTAACTTCTTCCATTATCTCAACACCAATTGTTCCTTGACCTAAAACAACATCTAAATCATTGAATGCATGAACTAAGGTTTTACCAGTTTCTTTAACAATTTGTGTTGCCTTAACTTGTGCATCATCAAAAAAATTACCGTGCAAGATAACTTCTACACCATAGTTTTTAGTTGCATTTATTTTTGCTAGTGGTGCAGTTACTGGCATAACTATTGTTGCTGGACAATTAAGCAAATTTGATGCATAACTAACTCCTTGGGAGTGATTACCTGCACTTGCAGCGACAACTCCTTTGGAAAGTTGGTTTTTATCCATTTCTATCATTTTTGATAAGGCTCCTCTAATTTTAAAAGAACCAGCTTTTTGCAAGTTTTCAAGTTTTATATAAACTTCATTATCTGTTAATTGACTTAACTTTGTAGCTTTAATTATTGGTGTTTTATTAATATAAGGTTTAATCTTTTGGTATTTTTCTTCTATGACTTCTTTTGTTAATCTTGACATATCTATCATAAAATACCCCCTTTCATTTGAATGGTAAACATTCATACTTATTTTATAGCACTAATATATTTAAACAATATATTTATAATTAATTCAAAAAATAGAAATAATTTTTTGTTTTTTAAATTATTTTCAAATAAAAAACCTAACTTAATTAGGTTTAATTTCTTATAATGTTTAAATCGCTATCTAAAAGTTTTGAAGCTTTATTATTTAATGTACCTACTCAAAAAAAACACTTAATTTGATTTTCTTTAGCAAAGTCTGATAAATCTTTTTTAGTACTTTTAAAAATATCACCACTATAATTAACACTTGTAGAAAATAAAGGTCCTGTTTTATTAATTACCTTTAAAATATCTTTTCGTTTTGGTTTTCTAATTCCAAACACCTCGTTATTTTTATTTTTTAATAAAATAGTTGTTGGTTCTTTTGAATTCATTAGAATATTTTTAATTTTTTTATCAATTTTTATATCCATATAAGTTAAATGCCTTAACTTTGAAATTAATATTATTAGCTTTTTGTCAATATTGCTTTTTTTAATATTATTAATTTTTCTTGCATTTTCTAGACTAACAACTGAACTAAGACCGTAAATTGTATCAGTCGGTAAAATTACAATGCTATTATTAAGTAAGTTTCCAACTGCTTCTTTAACTGCTTTTTTATTTAAAACACTATTCTCTATTTTCATACTCTTTAGATATTTTTGAAACAAATTCATCAATACTAATTTGAATTTGTTCTTCATTTCCATAAGTTCTATAAGTAACTAAATTATTTTCAAGTTCTTTTTGTCCCAATACAATTATGTATGGTGTTTTTTTAGTGATTGCATTACGTATTTTATTATTTAATCTATCATCTCTATCACTTATAAAACATCTAATTTTTTTATCATGTAATTTTGACTCTACTTGTCTTGCAAAATCATTATACTTTTCTGAAACTGGTATTATAGACACTTGAACTGGACTACATCATAGGGGCAATACTCCCATTGTTTGTTCTAATAAAATTGCTACAAATCTTTCATAAGTACCAATTAAACCTCTATGTATCATTATTGGTTTTTCTGGATTACCTTCACTATTAATAAATTCTAGATCAAATCTTTCTGGAAGTAAGAAGTCAAGCTGAATTGTAGAGACAGTTATTTCATGACCTAATGCTGTTTCAACTTGAATATCTAATTTAGGGCCATAAAACGCTGCTTCACCAACCATTTTTTCATACTTAAGGTTAAGTTCATTCAACATACCTTCTAGTTGTTTTTCAGCATTATTTCACATTTCATCATTATTATAATAATTTTCTTTATCATTAGGATCTCTCATAGATAAAGACAAGTATTTAATTTTGATATTAAACTGTTGTAAAACTTCGACTATTAACTTATAACAATTTATAAATTCATCTTTTAACTGACTTGGTGTTACAAATATATGTGAGTCAGTTAATTCCATTGCCCTAACTCTTTCAAGACCAGTTAATGAACCTGAAAATTCATATCTATGTTGGATCGCATGTTCTGCAAATCTTAATGGTAAATCTCTATAACTTCTAATTTTTGATTTATATACTGAGACGTGATGAGGACAATTCATTGGTCTTAAAACTAATGTTTCATTATCTGGAAGTTCAATTGGAGTAAACATATTTTCTCGATAATGGTTTCAATGACCTGATTTTTCATATAAAAGTTTTGAACCTAGTACTGGAGATTCAATTTGAATAAATCTATATTCGAACTCTTTTTCTTTTAGATATTTTTTTATTTCTTGTTTTAAAATTGCTCCATTGGGTAATCAAAATGGTAACCCTAAACCTATAACAGGGTCAATATTAAATATTTCTAAGTTTTCGTTTATGTATCTGTGGTCTCTTAATCTTTTGTCTTCTATACTTTTAATTATTTTTGATAATTGTTTTTTATCATTTGCTACAACAAAACTTATTTTTTGAAGCATTGTTTCTGATGCATCATTATTATAATACTCTCCTGAAAAGTTAATTATTTCTATTTCTCTAATATTAAAAGATTCTTTAAAAATAGGATATCTTACAATTAGATTTGAATCATTTATAAAAACAAATGGATAGTCAACTAAATTAAAATCTAATCTACTATTTAATAATTCATTTTTATAATAGTTGTTAAGATTTTGGTTGTAGTTTAATTCAAAATTGATGCCTTCTTTAATTAATTGTTTAAATTGATCTTTTGTTGTAGTTAACTCTTCTTTTTTTATTCTTTCTTTTGAATAAAAAACAACTGATGCTTCTTCTTTGTTAATATCTTTTTTTGGGATTGAAACTTCAGTACCAGCAAAACATTTTAATACACTCGCTTCTAATATCAGTTTTGCCAAATAGTTATTAGATGATTTAATAATGTTTTCATCTATTTCTATCAAACTTAATGAGCAATCTTTCTTTAATTTTGCCTCAAATGGTAATAGCTCATCTCCTAGTTTTGCAATAAATTTATTTGAGTCTATATTATTTTTATTAAAAATATCTAAGATTGTAGTTGGTTCATTTACTTCGATAATTTTAGAATCAATATTTATTTTCATATATTCTCCTTTATAAATATTCTCTATTATTAAAATATGGTTTAAGTACGTCTGGTAATTTTAATTTTCCATCTTCAAAATAATTTTCTAAAATGGCCGCAAAAAGTCTATCAATTGCTAATCCCGAACCATTAAGAGTATGTAAATAATTAATTACGTCACCATCTTTATATCTTGTATTCATTCTTCTTGCTTGAAAATCTAAACAATTTGAACATGATGAAATTTCTCGGTATTTATTTTGACCAGGAAATCAAACTTCTAAATCATAAGTTTTAGCAGATCCAAAACCAATATCTCCAGAACATAAAGTAACGACTCTATGACGTAAATTAAATAGTTTTAAAATATCTGAAGCATTATTAACCATATTTTCAAGTTCTTTGAATGATGTATCGGGTTCAACTAGTTTAACCATTTCTACTTTGTTAAATTGGTGCATTCTGATTATACCTTTTGTATCCTTACCTGCACTACCTGCTTCTTTTCTAAAACATAAGCTATTAGTAGTCAAATACAAAGGTAATAAACTTTTGTCAATAATCTCATTATTATATATGTTTGTTAATGGCACTTCACCTGTCGGAATTAAATATTGTTCTCCTGTTTTAAATGCATCATCTTCAAACTTTGGCAATTGACCTGTTCCAAACATAATATTTTCATTTACCACAACAGGGACAGACAACTCCATAAATCCATTTTTTTCGTGAAAATCAAGCAATATATTTCCTATAGCTCTTAGTAGTTTAGAACCCAAACCTTTATAAACAACAAATCTTGAGCCAGATAATTTTGCACCTAGTTTAAAATCAATTAGATTAAGTTTTTCTGCTATTTCTCAGTGGTTTAAATTATTTTCTTTATAATGTTCTGGGTCTCATTTAAATAATTCTGGGTTTTCAGAGTCGTCTTTTCCACTTGGAACTGATGCATCGATCATGTTTGGTAGAAATGATAAAATATAGTCTAGTTCTTTTTTAGTATTTTTTAATAATGACTCATCATTTTCTAAAACTGTGTTAATTTCTTTTACTTTTAGTTTCAATGTCTCTTTTGTTTTAGAGTCTGATTTAGAAAACTCATCAGTTAGTTTATTTTTTTCGAATCTATAATCATCTACTTTTTTTTGTAACTCTTTTCTAATTTTATTTAATGAAATAATTTTATCAATTTCATCATCGAAACTTGTATTTCTACGTTTAAGGTTTTTTTTAACTGCGTCAACATTTTCTTCTATATATTTTATATCTAACATTTTATGGTATCTCCTTCTTCTATTTATATTAAAAAGATTACGTTAAAGTGTTTCCAATGTAAAATTTAAATTTATTAAATAAATCCATAAATTCCCTTTCAATACATTATAGTTTTATATTAATTATTATACATTATAAA contains:
- a CDS encoding RidA family protein codes for the protein MKIINSNSAPKALGPYSQAIKTDNGFLFLSGQLGMDPNTSELKNNIEEQTKQSLLNIENVLNEAGYSKNNVVKTTILLSDMDNFSIVNEIYGNFFGEHKPARSTFAVKTLPKNGLIEIEVTAFK
- the ilvA gene encoding threonine ammonia-lyase → MIDMSRLTKEVIEEKYQKIKPYINKTPIIKATKLSQLTDNEVYIKLENLQKAGSFKIRGALSKMIEMDKNQLSKGVVAASAGNHSQGVSYASNLLNCPATIVMPVTAPLAKINATKNYGVEVILHGNFFDDAQVKATQIVKETGKTLVHAFNDLDVVLGQGTIGVEIMEEVKDADYVLVPVGGGGILSGISTYIKQVNPNCKLIGVESVNVPSYYEARKNNKPFQVKGKLSIADGIAVKETGDITFEILNKYVDDVVLVSEEEIARTILFLFENCKIVAEGAGAVTSAAVLFNKLNVKNKKIVCVLTGGNIDVTTFMNITNRALIAENRRIVMRVNAPISKDHLSNITNVFTKNHVQIHKISDSQFDNNLEINREIIKLVIDINHKDELKNVIKELEDLGYDVIEKNFLEEIYK
- a CDS encoding Sua5/YciO/YrdC/YwlC family protein, with the protein product MKIENSVLNKKAVKEAVGNLLNNSIVILPTDTIYGLSSVVSLENARKINNIKKSNIDKKLIILISKLRHLTYMDIKIDKKIKNILMNSKEPTTILLKNKNNEVFGIRKPKRKDILKVINKTGPLFSTSVNYSGDIFKSTKKDLSDFAKENQIKCFFWVGTLNNKASKLLDSDLNIIRN
- the thrS gene encoding threonine--tRNA ligase, producing the protein MKINIDSKIIEVNEPTTILDIFNKNNIDSNKFIAKLGDELLPFEAKLKKDCSLSLIEIDENIIKSSNNYLAKLILEASVLKCFAGTEVSIPKKDINKEEASVVFYSKERIKKEELTTTKDQFKQLIKEGINFELNYNQNLNNYYKNELLNSRLDFNLVDYPFVFINDSNLIVRYPIFKESFNIREIEIINFSGEYYNNDASETMLQKISFVVANDKKQLSKIIKSIEDKRLRDHRYINENLEIFNIDPVIGLGLPFWLPNGAILKQEIKKYLKEKEFEYRFIQIESPVLGSKLLYEKSGHWNHYRENMFTPIELPDNETLVLRPMNCPHHVSVYKSKIRSYRDLPLRFAEHAIQHRYEFSGSLTGLERVRAMELTDSHIFVTPSQLKDEFINCYKLIVEVLQQFNIKIKYLSLSMRDPNDKENYYNNDEMWNNAEKQLEGMLNELNLKYEKMVGEAAFYGPKLDIQVETALGHEITVSTIQLDFLLPERFDLEFINSEGNPEKPIMIHRGLIGTYERFVAILLEQTMGVLPLWCSPVQVSIIPVSEKYNDFARQVESKLHDKKIRCFISDRDDRLNNKIRNAITKKTPYIIVLGQKELENNLVTYRTYGNEEQIQISIDEFVSKISKEYENRE
- the serS gene encoding serine--tRNA ligase, producing the protein MLDIKYIEENVDAVKKNLKRRNTSFDDEIDKIISLNKIRKELQKKVDDYRFEKNKLTDEFSKSDSKTKETLKLKVKEINTVLENDESLLKNTKKELDYILSFLPNMIDASVPSGKDDSENPELFKWDPEHYKENNLNHWEIAEKLNLIDFKLGAKLSGSRFVVYKGLGSKLLRAIGNILLDFHEKNGFMELSVPVVVNENIMFGTGQLPKFEDDAFKTGEQYLIPTGEVPLTNIYNNEIIDKSLLPLYLTTNSLCFRKEAGSAGKDTKGIIRMHQFNKVEMVKLVEPDTSFKELENMVNNASDILKLFNLRHRVVTLCSGDIGFGSAKTYDLEVWFPGQNKYREISSCSNCLDFQARRMNTRYKDGDVINYLHTLNGSGLAIDRLFAAILENYFEDGKLKLPDVLKPYFNNREYL